One region of Glycine max cultivar Williams 82 chromosome 9, Glycine_max_v4.0, whole genome shotgun sequence genomic DNA includes:
- the LOC100798960 gene encoding uncharacterized protein isoform X1: protein MARKMRCAPQEIGNNNPEVLEARKDSIPTIYQQQNKLTSLEDCQESSLSKINTDSRCAILSFHNFEPDGTWRIVALPVQCSNHVNLASGVNMDGLQLLFSPPLNRLKIDQCKGPRVPLPPYAYSAKSCTKKGFTGSNVRRRCQNKIANRASKLNELPDNSSSQSSLVCGPGLFPDSSTALNSSDKDTSHSMEDDKSSKKKSRKRARKKVKRSKKKSSDSGSPECEVLTEEYVCVSLTSETCSSNDVDKEGVGEFSTSDDRLVKSDCERNGNINVMQAPNSCNSYLDREAISKATAPIVQSSAGECTTFEPKNQLQDRGPDFEVIDRGIKDIQHVEPCCFNDVHDSLVLDSVSVGSRSDESISADDIGKPSNKANCTITSDSGDGYSLGQNLTNGIHNNCEHNEGIGHGGQNCISNDKKVKQKRTMSKSSSLNKFGGAGILHGQKGKENIHSVWQKVQKNSSDEGSGDLKKVNTTSPQFASTLEKDPSVIKECNSVSVNGVSNTEDKKHLKNKIGRKSKGIVETVSKKEHNNYSKKSFHFNRSLSNDHGKAGVQQNDVLLISSQEIDQQGLNTVSGFNSDINCLTDGVQTNEVEQVTSEIGHSANFHLEESGPQKSASHIIANTNNENIDSQDSSLVMPGGNINQSNMSEELSPDSCNLEGDEVGQTEKEVSSANYNAEILSSGTTLWKWVPVGKKDRGLEKSESNNSPPEYSDASSSNNSNSESSVEPEVASSKNQDSSLNATRACNGQIYDKVSCLDEGENHKMASQIACTLTEHRDKHEAANHMFYECENQDMLENGSYRIAQAVNDACRAQLACEAVHMATGGPVAEFERLLHFCSPVICNSLNSLSCSTCSHNHAGGVSLCRHEIPNLSLGCLWKWYEKHGSYGLEIRAQDHENPKRQGGVGDFPFHAYFVPSLSAVQLFKNHENRCVNSGDKLPNCEVSEACEMVDISEKSSTASQHLIFSVLFPWPRNQDASSQTPKETASINNGSIPSINSNCSGDLELLFEYFEFEQPQQRRPLYEKIQELVRGYIPIRSSTYGDPTKLDSINLRDLHPRSWFSVAWYPIYRIPDGNFRASFLTYHSLGHLVRRRTSSDLSTVGSCIVSPTVGLQSYNAQGECWFQLKHSALAAEMAGLDPSLLLKDRLRTLEETASLMARAVVNKGNLTCTNRHPDYEFFMSRRRY, encoded by the exons ATG GCAAGAAAGATGCGTTGTGCCCCTCAAGAGATAGGTAATAATAATCCAGAAGTTTTAGAAGCAAGAAAGGATTCCATACCAACAATAtatcaacaacaaaataaacTCACATCTTTAGAG GATTGTCAAGAATCTTCTCTTTCAAAGATTAACACTGATAGtag GTGTGCAATCCTTTCATTCCATAACTTCGAGCCTGATGGAACCTGGAGAATTGTTGCCCTACCAGTGCAGTGTTCCAATCACGTTAACTTAGCTTCTGGTGTAAATATGGATGGTTTGCAACTCCTTTTCTCTCCACCTCTCAATAGGTTGAAGATTGATCAATGTAAGGGTCCAAGAGTGCCTCTTCCTCCCTATGCTTATTCAGCTAAATCATGTACTAAAAAAGGCTTTACTGGTTCAAATGTGCGTCGTCGATGTCAAAACAAGATTGCTAACAGAGCTTCTAAACTGAATGAACTCCCTGACAATTCTTCTTCTCAAAGTTCATTAGTCTGTGGCCCTGGCTTATTCCCTGATAGTTCTACTGCACTTAATTCATCTGATAAGGACACAAGTCATTCCATGGAAGATGACAAGTCTTCgaagaaaaaatcaagaaaaagggCAAGAAAGAAAGTTAAACGGAGTAAGAAGAAGTCAAGTGACAGTGGTTCTCCTGAATGTGAAGTTCTTACTGAGGAATATGTCTGTGTAAGTTTGACTTCTGAAACCTGCAGCAGCAATGATGTGGATAAGGAGGGTGTGGGAGAATTTTCAACTTCTGATGATAGGTTAGTAAAATCTGATTGTGAAAGGAATGGCAACATCAATGTTATGCAAGCACCTAATAGTTGCAACTCTTATCTTGATCGGGAGGCGATTTCAAAAGCTACTGCACCTATTGTTCAAAGTTCTGCTGGAGAATGCACCACATTTGAACCCAAGAATCAGCTCCAAGATAGGGGCCCTGATTTTGAAGTCATTGATAGAGGAATAAAGGACATCCAACACGTTGAGCCATGCTGTTTTAATGATGTACATGACTCTTTGGTGCTGGATTCAGTTTCAGTTGGTTCCAGAAGTGATGAAAGTATCAGTGCTGATGATATAGGAAAACCGTCAAACAAGGCAAATTGCACAATCACTTCAGATTCAGGAGATGGATATTCTCTTGGTCAAAACTTAACGAATGGTATTCACAATAACTGTGAACATAATGAGGGGATTGGGCATGGTGGTCAAAATTGCATCAGTAATGATAAGAAAGTTAAGCAGAAGAGAACAATGTCAAAGAGTTCAAGTTTAAACAAATTTGGGGGAGCTGGAATTTTGCATGGTCAAAAAGGGAAGGAAAATATTCATTCTGTATGGCAAAAGGTTCAGAAGAACAGTTCTGATGAAGGTAGTGGTGACTTGAAGAAAGTAAACACAACTTCGCCACAATTTGCTTCTACTCTGGAAAAGGATCCTTCAGTTATCAAAGAATGTAATTCTGTTAGTGTAAATGGTGTATCAAATACTGAAGATAAGAaacacttgaaaaataaaattggtagGAAATCAAAAGGTATAGTGGAGACAGTTTCAAAAAAGGAACACAACAACTATTCCAAGAAGAGTTTCCATTTTAACAGGTCTTTGTCGAATGATCATGGGAAGGCTGGTGTTCAACAGAATGATGTGTTGCTTATCTCTTCTCAGGAAATTGATCAACAAGGATTGAACACTGTCTCTGGATTTAATTCTGATATTAACTGCCTGACGGATGGGGTCCAGACCAATGAAGTTGAACAGGTAACATCTGAAATAGGTCACAGTGCAAACTTTCATCTGGAGGAGTCAGGTCCACAAAAAAGTGCCAGCCATATAATTGCAAACACAAACAATGAAAATATAGATAGTCAGGATAGCTCATTGGTAATGCCAGGTGGGAACATCAATCAGTCAAATATGTCTGAGGAGCTGTCTCCAGATTCTTGTAATCTTGAAGGTGATGAGGTTGGTCAAACAGAGAAAGAAGTTTCATCTGCAAACTACAATGCAGAAATCCTCAGTTCTGGAACTACCCTATGGAAATGGGTACCAGTTGGGAAAAAAGATAGAGGGTTGGAAAAATCTGAATCTAATAATTCACCACCAGAATATTCTGATGCATCCTCTAGTAACAATTCTAACTCAGAAAGCAGTGTTGAACCAGAAGTGGCCTCTTCTAAAAATCAGGATTCTTCACTAAATGCAACCAGAGCATGCAACGGCCAGATTTACGACAAAGTGTCTTGTCTAGATGAGGGTGAGAACCATAAAATGGCTAGTCAGATTGCATGTACATTGACAGAGCACAGGGACAAGCATGAAGCTGCTAATCACATGTTTTATGAATGTGAAAATCAAGATATGTTAGAAAATGGTTCTTACAGAATAGCTCAAGCTGTGAATGATGCCTGTAGGGCACAACTAGCTTGTGAAGCGGTACACATGGCTACAGGTGGTCCAGTTGCAGAGTTTGAAAGACTACTACATTTTTGTAGTCCTGTTATTTGCAACTCACTCAATTCACTCAGTTGTTCAACCTGCTCACACAACCATGCTGGTGGTGTCTCACTGTGCAGACATGAGATCCCCAACCTATCTTTGGGATGCCTGTGGAAGTGGTATGAGAAACATGGGAGCTATGGGTTAGAGATAAGGGCTCAGGATCATGAAAATCCGAAGAGACAAGGAGGTGTTGGTGATTTTCCATTTCATGCTTATTTTGTCCCTTCTTTATCAGCAGTTCAGCTGTTTAAGAACCATGAAAACCGATGTGTAAATAGCGGGGACAAGCTTCCAAATTGTGAGGTTTCAGAGGCATGCGAAATGGTTGACATTTCAGAAAAGTCATCTACTGCCAGTCAACATTTGATATTTTCTGTTCTCTTTCCTTGGCCTCGCAATCAGGATGCAAGCAGTCAAACACCAAAGGAGACAGCTTCTATCAATAATGGATCTATTCCATCTATCAACTCAAACTGCTCTGGTGATTTAGAACttctttttgaatattttgaatttgagcAACCTCAACAAAGACGACCTCTTTATGAAAA GATACAAGAACTGGTTAGAGGCTATATACCAATCCGATCTTCAACTTATGGGGACCCAACAAAACTGGATTCAATAAACCTGCGAGATCTTCACCCTAGATCTTG GTTCTCAGTAGCATGGTATCCTATTTACCGCATACCAGATGGCAACTTTCGTGCATCTTTTTTGACTTACCATTCACTTGGACATTTGGTTCGTAGAAGAACTAGTTCAGATTTATCAACTGTAGGTTCTTGCATAGTATCTCCAACTGTGGGGCTTCAAAGCTACAATGCCCAG GGTGAATGCTGGTTCCAGCTGAAGCATTCTGCACTTGCAGCAGAAATGGCGGGCTTAGACCCTTCGCTACTTCTTAAAGATCGTTTGAGGACACTTGAGGAAACAGCATCTCTCATGGCAAGAGCCGTGGTCAACAAAGGGAACCTAACCTGTACAAACAGACACCCTGATTATGAGTTTTTCATGTCTAGGCGGCGGTATTGA
- the LOC100798960 gene encoding uncharacterized protein isoform X2, which translates to MDGLQLLFSPPLNRLKIDQCKGPRVPLPPYAYSAKSCTKKGFTGSNVRRRCQNKIANRASKLNELPDNSSSQSSLVCGPGLFPDSSTALNSSDKDTSHSMEDDKSSKKKSRKRARKKVKRSKKKSSDSGSPECEVLTEEYVCVSLTSETCSSNDVDKEGVGEFSTSDDRLVKSDCERNGNINVMQAPNSCNSYLDREAISKATAPIVQSSAGECTTFEPKNQLQDRGPDFEVIDRGIKDIQHVEPCCFNDVHDSLVLDSVSVGSRSDESISADDIGKPSNKANCTITSDSGDGYSLGQNLTNGIHNNCEHNEGIGHGGQNCISNDKKVKQKRTMSKSSSLNKFGGAGILHGQKGKENIHSVWQKVQKNSSDEGSGDLKKVNTTSPQFASTLEKDPSVIKECNSVSVNGVSNTEDKKHLKNKIGRKSKGIVETVSKKEHNNYSKKSFHFNRSLSNDHGKAGVQQNDVLLISSQEIDQQGLNTVSGFNSDINCLTDGVQTNEVEQVTSEIGHSANFHLEESGPQKSASHIIANTNNENIDSQDSSLVMPGGNINQSNMSEELSPDSCNLEGDEVGQTEKEVSSANYNAEILSSGTTLWKWVPVGKKDRGLEKSESNNSPPEYSDASSSNNSNSESSVEPEVASSKNQDSSLNATRACNGQIYDKVSCLDEGENHKMASQIACTLTEHRDKHEAANHMFYECENQDMLENGSYRIAQAVNDACRAQLACEAVHMATGGPVAEFERLLHFCSPVICNSLNSLSCSTCSHNHAGGVSLCRHEIPNLSLGCLWKWYEKHGSYGLEIRAQDHENPKRQGGVGDFPFHAYFVPSLSAVQLFKNHENRCVNSGDKLPNCEVSEACEMVDISEKSSTASQHLIFSVLFPWPRNQDASSQTPKETASINNGSIPSINSNCSGDLELLFEYFEFEQPQQRRPLYEKIQELVRGYIPIRSSTYGDPTKLDSINLRDLHPRSWFSVAWYPIYRIPDGNFRASFLTYHSLGHLVRRRTSSDLSTVGSCIVSPTVGLQSYNAQGECWFQLKHSALAAEMAGLDPSLLLKDRLRTLEETASLMARAVVNKGNLTCTNRHPDYEFFMSRRRY; encoded by the exons ATGGATGGTTTGCAACTCCTTTTCTCTCCACCTCTCAATAGGTTGAAGATTGATCAATGTAAGGGTCCAAGAGTGCCTCTTCCTCCCTATGCTTATTCAGCTAAATCATGTACTAAAAAAGGCTTTACTGGTTCAAATGTGCGTCGTCGATGTCAAAACAAGATTGCTAACAGAGCTTCTAAACTGAATGAACTCCCTGACAATTCTTCTTCTCAAAGTTCATTAGTCTGTGGCCCTGGCTTATTCCCTGATAGTTCTACTGCACTTAATTCATCTGATAAGGACACAAGTCATTCCATGGAAGATGACAAGTCTTCgaagaaaaaatcaagaaaaagggCAAGAAAGAAAGTTAAACGGAGTAAGAAGAAGTCAAGTGACAGTGGTTCTCCTGAATGTGAAGTTCTTACTGAGGAATATGTCTGTGTAAGTTTGACTTCTGAAACCTGCAGCAGCAATGATGTGGATAAGGAGGGTGTGGGAGAATTTTCAACTTCTGATGATAGGTTAGTAAAATCTGATTGTGAAAGGAATGGCAACATCAATGTTATGCAAGCACCTAATAGTTGCAACTCTTATCTTGATCGGGAGGCGATTTCAAAAGCTACTGCACCTATTGTTCAAAGTTCTGCTGGAGAATGCACCACATTTGAACCCAAGAATCAGCTCCAAGATAGGGGCCCTGATTTTGAAGTCATTGATAGAGGAATAAAGGACATCCAACACGTTGAGCCATGCTGTTTTAATGATGTACATGACTCTTTGGTGCTGGATTCAGTTTCAGTTGGTTCCAGAAGTGATGAAAGTATCAGTGCTGATGATATAGGAAAACCGTCAAACAAGGCAAATTGCACAATCACTTCAGATTCAGGAGATGGATATTCTCTTGGTCAAAACTTAACGAATGGTATTCACAATAACTGTGAACATAATGAGGGGATTGGGCATGGTGGTCAAAATTGCATCAGTAATGATAAGAAAGTTAAGCAGAAGAGAACAATGTCAAAGAGTTCAAGTTTAAACAAATTTGGGGGAGCTGGAATTTTGCATGGTCAAAAAGGGAAGGAAAATATTCATTCTGTATGGCAAAAGGTTCAGAAGAACAGTTCTGATGAAGGTAGTGGTGACTTGAAGAAAGTAAACACAACTTCGCCACAATTTGCTTCTACTCTGGAAAAGGATCCTTCAGTTATCAAAGAATGTAATTCTGTTAGTGTAAATGGTGTATCAAATACTGAAGATAAGAaacacttgaaaaataaaattggtagGAAATCAAAAGGTATAGTGGAGACAGTTTCAAAAAAGGAACACAACAACTATTCCAAGAAGAGTTTCCATTTTAACAGGTCTTTGTCGAATGATCATGGGAAGGCTGGTGTTCAACAGAATGATGTGTTGCTTATCTCTTCTCAGGAAATTGATCAACAAGGATTGAACACTGTCTCTGGATTTAATTCTGATATTAACTGCCTGACGGATGGGGTCCAGACCAATGAAGTTGAACAGGTAACATCTGAAATAGGTCACAGTGCAAACTTTCATCTGGAGGAGTCAGGTCCACAAAAAAGTGCCAGCCATATAATTGCAAACACAAACAATGAAAATATAGATAGTCAGGATAGCTCATTGGTAATGCCAGGTGGGAACATCAATCAGTCAAATATGTCTGAGGAGCTGTCTCCAGATTCTTGTAATCTTGAAGGTGATGAGGTTGGTCAAACAGAGAAAGAAGTTTCATCTGCAAACTACAATGCAGAAATCCTCAGTTCTGGAACTACCCTATGGAAATGGGTACCAGTTGGGAAAAAAGATAGAGGGTTGGAAAAATCTGAATCTAATAATTCACCACCAGAATATTCTGATGCATCCTCTAGTAACAATTCTAACTCAGAAAGCAGTGTTGAACCAGAAGTGGCCTCTTCTAAAAATCAGGATTCTTCACTAAATGCAACCAGAGCATGCAACGGCCAGATTTACGACAAAGTGTCTTGTCTAGATGAGGGTGAGAACCATAAAATGGCTAGTCAGATTGCATGTACATTGACAGAGCACAGGGACAAGCATGAAGCTGCTAATCACATGTTTTATGAATGTGAAAATCAAGATATGTTAGAAAATGGTTCTTACAGAATAGCTCAAGCTGTGAATGATGCCTGTAGGGCACAACTAGCTTGTGAAGCGGTACACATGGCTACAGGTGGTCCAGTTGCAGAGTTTGAAAGACTACTACATTTTTGTAGTCCTGTTATTTGCAACTCACTCAATTCACTCAGTTGTTCAACCTGCTCACACAACCATGCTGGTGGTGTCTCACTGTGCAGACATGAGATCCCCAACCTATCTTTGGGATGCCTGTGGAAGTGGTATGAGAAACATGGGAGCTATGGGTTAGAGATAAGGGCTCAGGATCATGAAAATCCGAAGAGACAAGGAGGTGTTGGTGATTTTCCATTTCATGCTTATTTTGTCCCTTCTTTATCAGCAGTTCAGCTGTTTAAGAACCATGAAAACCGATGTGTAAATAGCGGGGACAAGCTTCCAAATTGTGAGGTTTCAGAGGCATGCGAAATGGTTGACATTTCAGAAAAGTCATCTACTGCCAGTCAACATTTGATATTTTCTGTTCTCTTTCCTTGGCCTCGCAATCAGGATGCAAGCAGTCAAACACCAAAGGAGACAGCTTCTATCAATAATGGATCTATTCCATCTATCAACTCAAACTGCTCTGGTGATTTAGAACttctttttgaatattttgaatttgagcAACCTCAACAAAGACGACCTCTTTATGAAAA GATACAAGAACTGGTTAGAGGCTATATACCAATCCGATCTTCAACTTATGGGGACCCAACAAAACTGGATTCAATAAACCTGCGAGATCTTCACCCTAGATCTTG GTTCTCAGTAGCATGGTATCCTATTTACCGCATACCAGATGGCAACTTTCGTGCATCTTTTTTGACTTACCATTCACTTGGACATTTGGTTCGTAGAAGAACTAGTTCAGATTTATCAACTGTAGGTTCTTGCATAGTATCTCCAACTGTGGGGCTTCAAAGCTACAATGCCCAG GGTGAATGCTGGTTCCAGCTGAAGCATTCTGCACTTGCAGCAGAAATGGCGGGCTTAGACCCTTCGCTACTTCTTAAAGATCGTTTGAGGACACTTGAGGAAACAGCATCTCTCATGGCAAGAGCCGTGGTCAACAAAGGGAACCTAACCTGTACAAACAGACACCCTGATTATGAGTTTTTCATGTCTAGGCGGCGGTATTGA
- the LOC100800013 gene encoding probable metal-nicotianamine transporter YSL7 codes for MALNGSGDRVAVDNGFESIDDAYDDHEHKLSQKGSIKLKEEEVSVERVFQHLLVPSWRNQLTVRAFVVSFALSILFSFIVMKLNLTTGIIPSLNVSAGLLGFFFVKTWTKFLEKSNMLRQPFTRQENTVIQTCVVASSGIAFSGGFGSYLFGMSEEIAKQSSDTGHFKDPKLGWIIGFLFVVSFLGLFSVVPLRKIMVIDFKLTYPSGTATAHLINSFHTPQGAKLAKKQVKMLGKFFSFSFLWGFFQWFYTATDQCGFQAFPSLGLKAYNNKFFFDFAAIYVGVGMICPYIINISVLLGGILSWGIMWPLIKTKEGDWYDKGLGEGNLHGIQGYRVFIAIALILGDGLYNFIKVLTHTLWGLYHQVRVKQRENALPVADQDSPSNPHLSYDDQRRTQLFLKDQIPTWFAIAGYVAIAAISTATLPHIFPQLKWYYIIVIYLIAPTLAFCNAYGCGLTDWSLASTYGKLAIFTIGAWAGSSHGGVLAGLAACGVMMNIVSTASDLMQDFKTGYLTLASPRSMFVSQIIGTTMGCVISPSVFWIFYKAFPDLGRSTSEYPAPYAIIYRNMAILGVQGFGNLPKNCLLLCYIFFAAAVAINLIKDFIGNKGRFIPLPMAMAIPFYIGPYFAIDMCVGSLILYVWERINKAKADAFAPAVASGLICGDGIWTLPASILALAGVKPPICMKFLSRAANARVDTFLGN; via the exons ATGGCTCTAAATGGAAGTGGGGATAGAGTAGCGGTGGATAATGGTTTTGAATCCATTGATGATGCATATGATGATCATGAACACAAACTGAGCCAAAAGGGTAGCATCAAGCTCAAGGAGGAAGAGGTTTCTGTGGAGAGGGTGTTCCAGCACCTTCTGGTGCCATCATGGAGGAACCAATTAACAGTGAGAGCCTTTGTGGTCAGCTTTGCACTCAGCATACTCTTCAGCTTCATTGTGATGAAGCTCAACCTCACCACTGGTATTATTCCTTCGCTCAATGTCTCTGCTGGCCTTCTGGGGTTCTTCTTTGTAAAGACATGGACCAAGTTCTTGGAGAAATCTAACATGTTGAGGCAACCCTTCACAAGGCAAGAGAATACTGTCATCCAAACCTGTGTTGTAGCATCCTCTGGCATAGCCTTTAGCG GAGGGTTTGGAAGTTACCTCTTTGGAATGAGTGAAGAAATAGCCAAGCAATCTTCAGACACTGGTCATTTTAAGGACCCAAAATTAGGGTGGATAATAGgttttctctttgttgttagCTTTCTTGGCCTATTCTCAGTTGTACCTCTACGAAAG ATTATGGTCATTGACTTCAAATTGACATATCCAAGTGGTACTGCAACTGCACATCTCATCAACAGCTTCCACACTCCTCAAGGAGCCAAACTAGCGAA GAAGCAAGTGAAAATGTTAGGAAAATTCTTCAGTTTCAGTTTTTTATGGGGCTTCTTTCAATGGTTCTACACAGCTACTGACCAGTGTGGATTTCAAGCCTTCCCTTCATTGGGGCTTAAAGCATATAATAACAA GTTCTTTTTTGATTTTGCTGCAATCTATGTTGGAGTGGGAATGATATGCCCATATATCATAAATATATCAGTGCTTCTTGGAGGAATTCTTTCTTGGGGAATAATGTGGCCTCTCATAAAAACCAAAGAGGGTGATTGGTATGATAAGGGCCTAGGTGAAGGCAACCTTCATGGCATCCAAGGTTATAGG GTATTTATAGCCATTGCCTTGATACTAGGAGATGGTTTATACAACTTCATAAAGGTGCTTACTCATACCCTTTGGGGATTGTATCATCAAGTCCGGGTAAAACAAAGGGAGAATGCCCTTCCTGTTGCAGATCAAGACTCCCCCTCAAACCCTCACCTATCTTATGATGACCAGCGCCGCACCCAACTCTTCCTTAAAGATCAAATTCCCACATGGTTTGCAATTGCAGGTTATGTTGCTATTGCTGCCATCTCTACCGCCACTCTGCCACACATCTTCCCCCAACTAAAATGGTATTACATTATTGTCATCTACCTAATTGCTCCCACCTTGGCATTTTGCAATGCTTATGGTTGTGGGCTAACAGATTGGTCCCTTGCATCCACCTATGGAAAGCTCGCCATCTTCACAATTGGAGCATGGGCCGGTTCATCACACGGTGGAGTTCTTGCTGGGCTAGCAGCATGTGGAGTGATGATGAACATTGTTTCCACGGCCTCAGACCTGATGCAGGATTTTAAGACCGGCTACCTTACTCTGGCTTCACCACGCTCCATGTTTGTGAGCCAAATAATTGGCACAACAATGGGTTGTGTAATTTCTCCTTCTGTGTTTTGGATTTTCTACAAAGCTTTTCCCGATCTTGGGAGAAGTACAAGTGAATATCCTGCTCCATATGCAATTATATACCGTAACATGGCCATATTGGGGGTACAAGGTTTTGGCAATCTACCAAAAAACTGCCTCTTACTTTGTTACATATTCTTCGCTGCTGCCGTCGCAATAAACTTGATTAAAGATTTCATTGGAAACAAAGGGAGGTTCATACCACTTCCAATGGCCATGGCAATACCTTTCTACATAGGGCCATACTTTGCCATTGACATGTGTGTTGGAAGTCTGATATTGTATGTGTGGGAGAGGATTAACAAGGCTAAGGCAGATGCTTTCGCACCAGCTGTAGCTTCTGGTTTGATATGCGGGGATGGAATATGGACTCTTCCTGCTTCAATTCTTGCTCTTGCTGGTGTTAAGCCACCAATTTGTATGAAGTTCTTGTCAAGAGCAGCAAATGCGAGGGTCGATACTTTCTTAGGGAATTAA